Part of the Planctomycetaceae bacterium genome is shown below.
CATCCGTGCGCTGTATTCCGGAAACGACGTCGAATGGCGAGACAAAGACCTCAGGAGCGTGTGCGCGTTTATCAACGAGATTCCTCGCCTGCGCTGGCGACGGAGGGGTTTTTACGAGCTTGGCCTGGATCTGTTCCCTGCAACTCCGCACTACCCGTATTGGCTGGCGATGGAAGACTTCAACTGCCGCTTCCTCATGAACCAGCCGTCCGAACTTCTGGAGCTGTTGACGAACGCCATCGAACTTCACAGACGGGGCGGACCGCCGCTGTCAGAATCACAGCTCGAAGAAGCTCGCGCGGCGATATCGGAACTGAAGGAACGTCAGGAACGCTGGTCCGCCCGGACACCGTTTCGGTTCGATGACGATGACGACTTCGATGACGATGACGATGACGATGACTTCGACGACGAGTATGAGCCGTTCGAGGGCAGGGGCGACCCCGGCGGGTTGTCGCGTCCCCCATCTCCGTTCAGCAAACCTGACATCGACGAATTCATTGCTGCCGCCTCCAGTGACATGCCGCCGGATATTCAGCAGTCGTTTGAAGAACTCGGCGAAAAATTTGGCCTGCCTGCGGATGAAGTGCTTCGAGTGATTTCCGAAGCGATGCTTCAGGGGCACTCCCTGGTCACCGCGATGCGACGTCTGATGCAGACGAAGGAAGACCGGAAAGGAGATTCCTGATGCTGGACCCATACACCGTACTTGACCTGAACAACGATGCCGACGACGCGCAGGTGCGTAGTCGCTACCTGCAACTGGTCCGGCAGTTTCCTCCGGAGAAGGACCCGCAGAAGTTCGCTGAGATCCGATCGGCCTACGACGCATTGCGTGATCCGCTGCAGCGACTGAAGGACCAGCTGTTCGGTGCTCGGGTGACTCGCACGCTGGATTCACTTTTGGAGGAACGGCGGCCCGATGTCCGGCGTCAGCGTCTGCCAACCGGGCTGTTGTTGTCGCTGGGACAGGACTGATGCCGACCTGGACGGAAACTGAGGAAACGCTGCGGGCGTTTCGCGAATGGCTGAACCACACGGCCGACGAAATTGCTGCGCTGCCCGATCCGCGGGATGCCGCCGATGAGGATCTTCGCGGATTTACCGCCGCGAACTCAACGCAGCCTTCGGAAGCTCCCGAAGCCGGGTTGCTGCAACTGGTCGAAGCGTTCACCGCCATGCGGCACGAACTGAAGCTGCAGACCAAAAGCACCCGCGGACTGGAAACCACCGTTGAACACGCTCTGGAAGGTCTCAATTCAGCCAGCCGCACGTTTCAGTCCGTTCAGGCACAGGAACGCGATGCCGCGCGGCGCGCCGCCAAACCGCTGATCGAAGCGCTGGCCGGACTGGACGAAGGTCTGCAGCGTGCCAGCCTGGCCTTTGATGCAGCGCGACATCGACTGCTGGATGCCGCTCCCGAACAGATCCGCAATTCCCTGGCCCGGGAATTCAGCCGGCTGCCGTGGTGGCGCCGGCTGCTCGTCAGGAAATGGCACGCCGTGATTGCCGACCTTGCCGTCAAAGAGATGCGGCAGTCCTTGCACGAAAACGTGAACGCGATTGTTCAGGGCTTTGATCTGCTTCGATCCAGGCTGTCAAAATCGCTGGCCGAACTTCAGATCACGCGAATCGATCAGCCCGGCGGCAGGGTCGATCCAAACCTGATGACCGTTGTCGAACTGGTGACAGATCCGGCACTTGAACCGGAAACCGTCGTCCGGATTCTGCGACCGGGCTACGTCGCCGGTGACCAGGTCATCCGTTTCGCGGAAGTGAAGGCTGTCGCCAGCCGCCAGCGGGCTCCGGATGTGCCGGAGCAGGTCCGCGACGGCGATTTCGACACACCGGTGGAATCTTCACCCACGGATTCCTCACCGGCGGACGCGCATTCGCCGGATACGGCTCCGTCAGACTCATAGGTTTTCCAATTCCTGTTCTCCCAACTGAAAGGACGCACCATGGAAACGATCGTCGGTATTGACCTTGGAACGACAAACAGCGCGATTGCCATCATTCAGGACGGCAGACCGGTTGTGCTTCGCGATTCGGGCAATCTGGCGACGATTCCGTCCGTCGTCGGCTTCGGCAGCGACGGTCAATTGCTCGTCGGTCAGTCTGCACGCAACCAGGCGCTGATTGCTCCGGAACGCACCGTGAAGTCCATCAAGCGCCGGATGGGAAAGGAAGAAAAGGTCCGGGTGGCGGACAGGGATTATTCACCGCAGGAAATCTCCGCCATGATCCTGCGGACGCTGAAGGACCAGGCGGAATCGCGGCTGGGTCAGACGGTGTCGAAAGCCGTCATCACCGTTCCTGCTTACTTTAACGACAATCAGCGGACGGCGACCCGGGAAGCCGGCGAACTGGCCGGACTGGAAGTCGTCCGGATCATCAACGAACCCACCGCCGCGACGCTGACCTACGAGCCGCATTCAGAAAAAAACGAGCGTCTGCTGATTTACGACCTGGGCGGCGGTACGTTCGACGTCTCCATCGTGCAGATCGAACAGGGGGTGGTTGAGGTTCTGTCCAGCCACGGCGATACGCATCTGGGCGGCGACGATTTCGACCAACTGCTGCTGGATCACATCTGCGACGGCTTCCAGTCGAAACACGGCATCGACCTGCGGACCAACCCGGTCGCGAAGTCTCGTCTGCTGCAGGCTGCGGAAGCTGCCAAGATCAGGCTGTCCGATCAGGCATTCGTGACGGTCACGGAAGAATTCATCGCGGAAAAAGACGGTCAGCCGCTGCATCTGGAAATCGAACTGGGTCGTCGCGAGTACGAAGACATGATCGCGCCGCTGCTGAAGAAGACGATCGATTGCGTCGATGCCGCTCTGGAAGATGCCCGCCTGGCGGCCTCGGAGATCGATCGAGTCATCCTGGTGGGCGGCAGCAGCCGCACGCCGATGGTTCACCGCCTGCTGAAGGAACAGCTTGATCACGATCCGCATTTGGAGATCGATCCTGATCTGTGCGTCGCGATGGGTGCTTCGGTGCAGGGAGCTCTCATTGCCGGTGTCGACGTGGGCACGGTTCTGGTCGACATCACGCCGCACACACTTGGCATCCGCTGTCTGGGCGAACTTCGCGGCCGGTGGA
Proteins encoded:
- a CDS encoding Hsp70 family protein, with protein sequence METIVGIDLGTTNSAIAIIQDGRPVVLRDSGNLATIPSVVGFGSDGQLLVGQSARNQALIAPERTVKSIKRRMGKEEKVRVADRDYSPQEISAMILRTLKDQAESRLGQTVSKAVITVPAYFNDNQRTATREAGELAGLEVVRIINEPTAATLTYEPHSEKNERLLIYDLGGGTFDVSIVQIEQGVVEVLSSHGDTHLGGDDFDQLLLDHICDGFQSKHGIDLRTNPVAKSRLLQAAEAAKIRLSDQAFVTVTEEFIAEKDGQPLHLEIELGRREYEDMIAPLLKKTIDCVDAALEDARLAASEIDRVILVGGSSRTPMVHRLLKEQLDHDPHLEIDPDLCVAMGASVQGALIAGVDVGTVLVDITPHTLGIRCLGELRGRWTDRMFSAVIPRNTALPATRSEVYYTCTEGQKSVIITVLQGEHEDVTFNESIGEFSLEGLREDAAENSEILVRFDLNLDGILTVTAIERETGLEKRLIVDNAMSRFRGSDRDGARTKLAEIFGDLSAPQPSAAQSAKAADSSEAADDEADALIANARRLLSQAAPEDADEIRELISGIRQAAAAGDQDSVSDLTMRLEDLLFYVEDV
- the grpE gene encoding nucleotide exchange factor GrpE translates to MPTWTETEETLRAFREWLNHTADEIAALPDPRDAADEDLRGFTAANSTQPSEAPEAGLLQLVEAFTAMRHELKLQTKSTRGLETTVEHALEGLNSASRTFQSVQAQERDAARRAAKPLIEALAGLDEGLQRASLAFDAARHRLLDAAPEQIRNSLAREFSRLPWWRRLLVRKWHAVIADLAVKEMRQSLHENVNAIVQGFDLLRSRLSKSLAELQITRIDQPGGRVDPNLMTVVELVTDPALEPETVVRILRPGYVAGDQVIRFAEVKAVASRQRAPDVPEQVRDGDFDTPVESSPTDSSPADAHSPDTAPSDS
- a CDS encoding J domain-containing protein, with amino-acid sequence MLDPYTVLDLNNDADDAQVRSRYLQLVRQFPPEKDPQKFAEIRSAYDALRDPLQRLKDQLFGARVTRTLDSLLEERRPDVRRQRLPTGLLLSLGQD